The following are encoded in a window of Terriglobia bacterium genomic DNA:
- a CDS encoding glycosyltransferase family 4 protein, translating into MAPLPESASLRATPSRLKARTSPVLEKLAASFGIISGAPHPSRIAVVGNYLPRQCGIATFTTDLCDAIGGEYGSAQLLAVPVNDPGSHYSYPARVRFELTEGDPSSYEDAADFLNFSNVDLVSLQHEYGIFGGPAGSHILRLLRRLKMPVVTTLHTVLREPDSNQRLVMEEIALLSDRLIVMSEHSSRLLQTVFNVHEEKIDIIPHGVPDLPFGDPNYYKDTSGTEGKAVLLTFGLLTPNKGIEKVIEALPRIVAQHPEVVYLIVGATHPHIRRREGDRYRLQLQALARKLGVERNVIFHNRFVTPEEMAQFVGSADIYITPYRYEAQAVSGTLAYAVGAGKAVISTPYWHASELLDEDRGVLVPFDDSGAIATAAIDLLENEATRHAMRKKAYLYARDTVWKKVAQTYMSVFVRARTDRMRTPRIAFSDLNAERTLDRLPSLNLDHLHRMTDHTGILQHAVFSVPNYREGYATDDNARALIVTVLMEQLGMTEIRESAELASCYLAYLWHAFNPATGRFRNFLSYERQWHETEGSEDSHGRALWGLGTVLGRSKSPGLRGTAGRLFEIALPAIHTFSSPRAWAFAVLGLQEYLDRFPGDRAALQTRDEMAHRLMDIYATNHSPGWQWFEDVLAYSNSRLPQALVACASRTGDKAMLAAGLESLDWFVTMQRCESKGHFVPIGSQGFYRKGGVKARFDQQPVEAGATVSACLQAYGATGDDRWLKDAWSAFNWFLGDNDLQIALYDSSTGGCRDGLHPDRANENQGAESTLAFLMALLEMRLLEDTEIATGKHEALTEAADLENSRIPLEIR; encoded by the coding sequence ATGGCCCCATTACCGGAGAGTGCATCCTTGAGGGCTACGCCATCGCGCCTGAAGGCGCGGACCAGTCCGGTGCTGGAAAAACTCGCAGCTTCGTTCGGAATCATTTCCGGCGCCCCCCATCCCAGTCGGATTGCTGTAGTCGGAAACTACCTCCCACGACAGTGTGGGATTGCGACGTTTACAACGGATCTCTGTGATGCAATCGGCGGAGAATACGGATCTGCTCAATTGCTGGCAGTTCCAGTCAACGATCCTGGTTCTCACTACAGTTATCCCGCACGTGTGCGATTCGAACTCACGGAGGGAGATCCTTCCTCCTACGAGGACGCTGCCGATTTCCTCAACTTCAGCAATGTCGATCTCGTTTCCCTTCAGCACGAGTACGGCATCTTTGGCGGCCCGGCTGGAAGCCACATTTTGCGCCTTTTGCGACGCCTCAAGATGCCGGTAGTTACAACACTTCACACGGTTCTTCGTGAGCCGGACTCGAATCAACGCCTGGTCATGGAAGAAATCGCTCTCCTCTCGGACCGCCTCATCGTAATGAGTGAGCACTCCTCGAGATTGTTACAAACGGTGTTCAATGTTCATGAAGAGAAGATCGATATCATCCCTCATGGCGTTCCAGACCTTCCCTTTGGAGATCCCAACTACTACAAAGACACTTCAGGAACAGAAGGCAAAGCGGTTTTGCTCACGTTCGGACTCCTGACGCCAAACAAAGGAATTGAAAAGGTAATCGAGGCACTGCCGCGAATCGTTGCTCAACATCCGGAAGTGGTCTACCTGATCGTGGGTGCGACGCATCCCCATATCAGACGACGCGAGGGAGACCGATACCGGCTTCAGCTGCAGGCCCTGGCAAGGAAGCTTGGGGTTGAACGTAATGTGATATTTCACAACCGATTCGTTACTCCTGAAGAGATGGCTCAATTCGTCGGCTCAGCCGACATCTACATCACCCCGTATCGCTACGAAGCACAAGCCGTCTCCGGAACCCTCGCATACGCTGTCGGCGCGGGTAAGGCGGTCATCTCAACCCCATACTGGCACGCGTCCGAACTGCTGGATGAGGACCGCGGAGTGCTGGTCCCCTTTGATGACTCCGGCGCAATCGCGACCGCGGCGATTGACCTCCTGGAGAACGAAGCAACTCGTCACGCGATGCGCAAGAAAGCTTACCTCTACGCGCGTGATACGGTGTGGAAAAAAGTCGCTCAGACCTACATGAGCGTGTTCGTTCGCGCCCGAACCGACCGCATGAGGACGCCGCGGATTGCGTTCTCCGACTTGAACGCTGAAAGAACGCTGGACAGATTGCCATCGCTAAACCTGGATCATCTGCATCGAATGACAGACCACACCGGGATCTTGCAGCACGCGGTGTTTTCGGTTCCCAACTACCGGGAAGGCTATGCGACCGATGATAACGCTCGCGCGCTCATCGTCACTGTCCTGATGGAACAGCTCGGAATGACGGAAATACGCGAGTCGGCAGAGTTGGCGTCGTGCTATCTGGCATATCTATGGCACGCGTTCAACCCCGCGACAGGCCGGTTCAGAAATTTTCTGAGCTATGAGCGCCAGTGGCACGAAACCGAAGGTTCCGAAGACAGCCACGGACGCGCATTGTGGGGACTGGGAACTGTTCTCGGACGATCGAAATCTCCGGGCTTAAGAGGCACAGCAGGTCGGCTTTTCGAGATAGCACTCCCGGCAATCCATACTTTCAGCAGCCCGCGGGCGTGGGCGTTTGCTGTTCTGGGCTTGCAGGAATATCTCGACCGTTTTCCCGGCGATCGAGCAGCTCTCCAGACAAGAGATGAGATGGCACACAGGCTGATGGACATCTACGCCACTAATCACTCACCGGGTTGGCAGTGGTTTGAGGACGTTCTTGCATACTCAAACTCCCGATTGCCTCAGGCTCTCGTAGCGTGTGCTTCGCGGACCGGCGACAAGGCGATGCTGGCAGCCGGCCTCGAATCTCTGGACTGGTTCGTTACCATGCAACGCTGTGAATCAAAAGGCCACTTTGTGCCGATCGGCTCACAGGGCTTTTATCGCAAGGGCGGAGTGAAAGCCCGGTTCGACCAGCAACCAGTGGAGGCAGGCGCAACCGTCTCCGCATGTCTCCAGGCTTATGGTGCCACCGGAGATGATCGCTGGTTAAAAGACGCGTGGTCGGCCTTCAACTGGTTCCTCGGCGACAACGATCTCCAGATTGCCCTCTACGATTCCAGCACCGGTGGGTGCCGGGACGGTCTACACCCCGACCGAGCCAATGAAAATCAAGGAGCCGAATCCACTCTCGCATTCCTGATGGCATTGCTGGAAATGCGCCTTCTCGAAGACACCGAGATAGCCACGGGTAAACACGAAGCGTTGACCGAAGCAGCCGACCTTGAGAATTCCCGTATTCCACTGGAGATTCGATGA
- a CDS encoding glycosidase, with product MSVATTIGKTHDEPLLHRHPSNPILSSKDWPYPVNTVFNAGATLLDDGTTLLLCRVEDRRGISHLCAARSVNGVDGWRVDVTPTLVPNPEEYPEELWGIEDPRLTFVPELKQYAVVYTSYSRGGPGVSLALTKDFRTFERFGVIMSPDDKDAALLPRKIGGFWALVHRPMTALGAHMWISYSPDLRHWGGHKVMMEARRGAWWDANKIGMSPPPIETSRGWLVIYHGVRHTPSGCLYRLGLALFDLEKPEKLVLRGDSWIFGPETDYERHGDVNDVVFPCGYTKDPDGDTLNIYYGAADCSIALARTSVRALLEWLDVNGMCERRQRL from the coding sequence ATGAGTGTGGCAACGACTATAGGTAAGACTCACGACGAACCGCTACTTCACCGGCATCCGTCAAACCCGATCTTGTCGAGCAAGGATTGGCCATACCCGGTAAACACTGTTTTCAATGCTGGCGCAACTCTGCTCGATGACGGAACAACTCTCCTGCTCTGTCGGGTAGAAGACCGCCGAGGCATCTCGCATCTCTGTGCCGCTCGATCGGTGAACGGTGTTGATGGATGGAGAGTTGATGTAACTCCCACGCTGGTGCCAAACCCGGAGGAATACCCGGAAGAGTTGTGGGGCATCGAGGATCCTCGGTTGACGTTTGTGCCGGAACTGAAGCAGTACGCTGTTGTCTACACTTCCTACTCACGTGGAGGGCCCGGTGTTTCACTCGCCCTCACCAAAGATTTTCGGACATTCGAGCGATTCGGCGTGATTATGTCTCCAGATGACAAGGACGCCGCGCTCCTCCCACGCAAGATCGGCGGCTTCTGGGCGCTTGTCCATCGGCCTATGACGGCTCTCGGCGCTCACATGTGGATCTCGTATTCTCCTGACCTTCGACACTGGGGCGGTCACAAGGTAATGATGGAAGCACGCCGTGGGGCGTGGTGGGACGCCAACAAAATTGGCATGTCGCCGCCGCCCATTGAGACTTCCAGGGGCTGGCTTGTTATTTACCACGGTGTTCGTCACACGCCTTCCGGGTGCCTCTACCGGCTTGGATTGGCACTCTTCGACCTCGAGAAGCCCGAAAAGTTGGTACTCAGGGGAGACTCCTGGATATTCGGGCCCGAGACCGACTATGAGCGCCATGGCGATGTCAACGATGTTGTGTTCCCATGCGGTTACACGAAGGATCCCGACGGCGACACGCTCAACATTTACTACGGAGCAGCGGATTGCTCGATTGCACTGGCCCGGACGAGCGTACGCGCTCTCCTCGAATGGTTGGACGTCAATGGAATGTGCGAGCGCCGGCAGCGTTTGTAG